The Streptomyces sp. Mut1 genome window below encodes:
- a CDS encoding ABC transporter substrate-binding protein: protein MVVRVPPPSAQPRSRLRVLLASGAAALALAAGSVVPGMPLGAAPQQAQAADSGDKTLTVAVAQGIDSLSPFLAQKLLSTSVSRLMYDFLTNYDAKDNHAIPGLATKWEPSADKLTWTYTIRTDSKWSDGQQATAEDAAWTFNKIMDDEAAAQANGSFVTNFKKVTAPSPTKLVIELKEPQATMAALDVPIVPKHMWDKVGDFGKFNNDEDFPVVGNGPFILTDYKVDQYVKLKANKDFWRGAPKFDEVVFKTYKDQDAAVAALRKGEVSFVAGSPALTPAQANSLKGDKNIKVNEGPGRRFFALAVNPGAQTKDRKKFGDGNKALLDQKVRQALFLSIDRKTIIDKVFQGHAVEGKGYIPPRFPEYAWEPSASQTLAYDPDKAGQLLDEAGYKLKGDKRVGKDGKPLDLRILCHATDPNDKAVAKYLKEWWGDLGVGLKVDCLDDVSVPWFAGEYDLAFDGWSVNPDPDFVLGIHTCAALPVKAKQSAATDDFICDETYDGLYKKQLAEYDPAKRADVVGQMQSWLYDSGYMNVIAYPNAVEAYRTDQIKSITTMPEAAGNIYGQDGYWSWWSAVPASGSGDSDSSGSGSSTGVIIGIVVAVVVLAGGGFLISRRRRTTADDRE from the coding sequence ATGGTCGTAAGAGTTCCACCACCCTCCGCCCAGCCACGCTCACGTCTGCGTGTGCTCCTGGCCTCCGGCGCCGCCGCCCTCGCTCTCGCAGCCGGGTCCGTCGTACCGGGCATGCCCCTCGGGGCCGCGCCCCAGCAGGCGCAGGCCGCCGACAGCGGCGACAAGACGCTGACCGTCGCGGTCGCGCAGGGCATCGACTCCCTGAGCCCGTTCCTCGCCCAGAAGCTGCTGAGCACCAGCGTGTCCCGGCTCATGTACGACTTCCTGACGAACTACGACGCCAAGGACAACCACGCCATCCCGGGCCTGGCCACCAAGTGGGAGCCTTCGGCCGACAAGCTGACGTGGACGTACACCATTCGGACCGACTCGAAGTGGTCGGACGGGCAGCAGGCCACCGCCGAGGACGCGGCCTGGACGTTCAACAAGATCATGGACGACGAGGCCGCGGCCCAGGCCAATGGCAGCTTCGTCACCAACTTCAAGAAGGTGACGGCCCCCAGCCCCACCAAGCTGGTCATAGAGCTCAAGGAGCCGCAGGCCACCATGGCCGCGCTCGACGTGCCGATCGTGCCCAAGCACATGTGGGACAAGGTCGGGGACTTCGGGAAGTTCAACAACGACGAGGACTTCCCCGTCGTCGGCAACGGACCGTTCATCCTGACCGACTACAAGGTCGACCAGTACGTGAAGCTCAAGGCCAACAAGGACTTCTGGCGCGGGGCGCCGAAGTTCGATGAGGTGGTCTTCAAGACGTACAAGGACCAGGACGCGGCCGTCGCGGCGCTCCGCAAGGGCGAGGTCTCCTTCGTCGCCGGTTCGCCCGCGCTGACGCCCGCCCAGGCGAACTCGCTCAAGGGCGACAAGAACATCAAGGTCAACGAGGGTCCGGGGCGCCGCTTCTTCGCGCTGGCCGTGAACCCCGGTGCGCAGACCAAGGACCGTAAGAAGTTCGGCGACGGCAACAAGGCGCTGCTCGACCAGAAGGTCCGCCAGGCGCTGTTCCTGTCGATCGACCGCAAGACGATCATCGACAAGGTGTTCCAGGGGCACGCCGTCGAGGGCAAGGGCTACATCCCGCCGCGCTTCCCCGAGTACGCCTGGGAGCCGTCCGCGAGCCAGACCCTCGCGTACGACCCCGACAAGGCGGGGCAGCTGCTGGACGAGGCGGGTTACAAGCTCAAGGGCGACAAGCGCGTCGGCAAGGACGGCAAGCCGCTCGACCTGCGCATCCTGTGCCACGCCACCGACCCGAACGACAAGGCGGTCGCCAAGTACCTGAAGGAGTGGTGGGGCGACCTCGGCGTCGGACTCAAGGTCGACTGCCTCGACGACGTCTCCGTGCCGTGGTTCGCCGGTGAGTACGACCTCGCCTTCGACGGCTGGTCCGTCAACCCGGACCCGGACTTCGTCCTCGGCATCCACACCTGCGCCGCGCTGCCCGTCAAGGCCAAGCAGAGCGCGGCCACGGACGACTTCATCTGCGACGAGACGTACGACGGGCTCTACAAGAAGCAGCTCGCCGAGTACGACCCCGCGAAGCGGGCCGACGTCGTCGGCCAGATGCAGTCGTGGCTGTACGACTCCGGGTACATGAACGTCATCGCGTACCCGAACGCGGTCGAGGCCTACCGCACCGACCAGATCAAGTCGATCACGACCATGCCCGAGGCGGCCGGCAACATCTACGGCCAGGACGGTTACTGGAGCTGGTGGTCGGCCGTACCGGCGAGCGGCAGCGGTGACTCGGACAGCAGCGGCTCCGGCTCCTCCACCGGTGTGATCATCGGCATCGTGGTCGCGGTCGTGGTCCTCGCAGGTGGTGGCTTCCTGATCTCGCGGCGCCGCCGCACCACGGCGGACGATCGCGAGTAG
- a CDS encoding SCO5717 family growth-regulating ATPase, whose amino-acid sequence MNGDRDEMRGGWDKPVDESSDAEPADVTGEFTIDYTPPAWYTQNAPGDSSGGAGTPLTPPPPPSGEPVPLPAPVPPARGGFDPDWAPAPPDSSDDSDLESGATMRFSSAALRREIADREAAAEAEPVGSGADSAAAADAEAAPGAGPDSASGSAGSGAGDTAARGDAPGTVFGYEPEEAEETPAAGEPSQPSAETGETSVAPAAPAAPVAPVAPVAPVADAPDASDADEPDSSPAGEDAPDATAAPSGSDPSGSDPSGSTPDDEAAGSASTGSALPDAVPDAAPLGVTSDSAPQSAPPPSPWAPAPAQGGLPPLPPSFQPAAPQPEAVQPPAPQPEAAQPAAAHPEAQAPVPTPAPAPQSGYGFPQQPHLPQQQPHQPQPQPQPPFPAANLPAQLPHAPAPQAPQTPQAPQAPQAPQPQAAWPAQQQPQQPQPQPQPQGGYGFPQGAQPPAQGIPNAPAEGGTPNLPAQVQPHQQHPQQQPQHPQQFPQQQQQFPQGQGQGQPVDPRSGTAWPTPVTHDQRERSVPGAPLGYTAAVELTADRLIRGKQKAKSSRNPSGASRFKLGGKKEEQERQRKLELIRTPVLSCYRIAVISLKGGVGKTTTTTALGSTLASERQDKILAIDANPDAGTLGRRVRRETGATIRDLVHAIPHLHSYMDIRRFTSQAPSGLEIIANDVDPAVSTTFNDEDYRRAIDVLGKQYPIILTDSGTGLLYSAMRGVLDLADQLIIISTPSVDGASSASTTLDWLSAHGYAELVQRSLTVISGVRETGKMIKVDDIVQHFRTRCRGVVVVPFDEHLSAGAEVDLDMMRPKTREAYFNLSALVAEDFARAQQQQGLWTSDGGAPPPQYAPPMPGQQIPGQPMPGQQIPGQPMPGQQAPGQQPYPPQQPYAPQQPQHPQQPQAPYPGQPYAPQQPGHQGHPGQPGQPYPPQQPHQQQLYGGQQPYPAQPGPGAGQSWQQPPPAQGHPGHQGHPNQQNPQGGPGQPSQPGQPGQPGRAGQPGAPAHPELQGPVPPAGWQQQPPPAPQQ is encoded by the coding sequence GTGAACGGCGATCGGGACGAAATGCGCGGGGGCTGGGACAAGCCCGTCGACGAGTCGTCCGACGCGGAGCCCGCCGATGTGACGGGTGAGTTCACCATCGACTACACCCCGCCCGCCTGGTACACGCAGAACGCGCCGGGCGACTCCTCGGGCGGCGCCGGGACTCCCCTGACACCGCCCCCGCCGCCGAGCGGGGAGCCGGTGCCGCTGCCCGCACCCGTACCCCCGGCTCGCGGCGGCTTCGACCCCGACTGGGCACCGGCCCCGCCGGACTCCTCCGACGACAGCGACCTGGAGAGCGGCGCCACGATGCGCTTCTCGTCCGCGGCGCTGAGGCGGGAGATCGCGGACCGGGAAGCCGCGGCCGAGGCCGAGCCGGTGGGCAGCGGCGCGGACAGCGCAGCGGCAGCCGATGCCGAGGCCGCTCCCGGCGCCGGCCCCGACTCCGCTTCCGGATCCGCCGGTTCGGGTGCGGGCGACACGGCCGCACGGGGCGACGCCCCGGGTACGGTCTTCGGCTACGAGCCCGAGGAAGCCGAGGAGACCCCGGCTGCCGGAGAACCCTCGCAGCCGTCGGCGGAGACCGGTGAGACCTCGGTGGCCCCGGCGGCCCCGGCGGCCCCGGTGGCCCCGGTGGCCCCGGTGGCCCCGGTGGCCGATGCCCCCGACGCGTCCGACGCCGACGAGCCGGACTCCTCACCGGCCGGCGAGGACGCCCCCGACGCCACGGCCGCACCGTCCGGCAGCGACCCGTCCGGCAGCGACCCATCCGGCAGCACCCCGGACGACGAGGCGGCCGGCTCCGCATCAACCGGCTCCGCGCTGCCGGACGCCGTCCCGGACGCGGCCCCCCTCGGCGTCACGTCCGACAGCGCGCCGCAGAGCGCGCCGCCGCCCTCCCCCTGGGCTCCCGCTCCGGCACAGGGCGGACTCCCGCCGCTGCCGCCCTCCTTCCAGCCGGCCGCCCCCCAGCCCGAGGCCGTGCAGCCGCCCGCCCCGCAGCCGGAAGCCGCGCAACCGGCTGCCGCACACCCCGAAGCCCAAGCCCCTGTGCCGACCCCGGCCCCGGCGCCGCAGTCCGGCTACGGCTTCCCCCAGCAGCCCCACCTCCCCCAGCAGCAGCCCCACCAACCGCAGCCGCAGCCTCAGCCGCCCTTCCCCGCCGCGAACCTCCCCGCACAACTTCCGCACGCACCCGCCCCGCAAGCCCCCCAGACGCCTCAGGCACCCCAGGCTCCCCAGGCCCCCCAGCCGCAGGCAGCCTGGCCGGCGCAGCAGCAGCCTCAGCAACCGCAGCCGCAACCGCAGCCGCAGGGGGGCTACGGCTTCCCGCAGGGCGCCCAGCCGCCGGCCCAGGGCATCCCGAACGCGCCGGCCGAGGGCGGCACGCCGAATCTCCCCGCCCAGGTCCAGCCCCACCAGCAGCACCCGCAACAGCAGCCGCAGCACCCTCAGCAGTTCCCCCAGCAACAGCAGCAGTTCCCCCAGGGGCAGGGGCAGGGGCAGCCCGTCGACCCCCGGTCCGGCACCGCATGGCCCACCCCGGTCACCCATGACCAGCGCGAGCGTTCGGTGCCGGGCGCGCCGCTCGGCTACACGGCGGCGGTGGAACTCACGGCCGACCGGCTGATCCGGGGCAAGCAGAAGGCGAAGAGCAGCCGCAACCCCTCGGGCGCCTCACGCTTCAAGCTGGGCGGCAAGAAGGAGGAGCAGGAGCGGCAGCGCAAGCTCGAACTGATCCGCACGCCGGTGCTCTCCTGCTACCGGATCGCGGTGATCAGCCTCAAGGGCGGCGTCGGCAAGACGACCACGACGACCGCGCTCGGCTCGACCCTGGCCAGCGAGCGGCAGGACAAGATCCTCGCCATCGACGCCAACCCGGACGCCGGCACGCTGGGCCGCCGGGTCCGCCGCGAGACCGGCGCGACCATCCGCGACCTGGTCCACGCGATCCCGCACCTCCACTCGTACATGGACATCCGCCGCTTCACCTCGCAGGCGCCCTCCGGTCTGGAGATCATCGCCAACGACGTGGACCCGGCGGTCTCGACCACCTTCAACGACGAGGACTACCGGCGCGCGATCGACGTGCTCGGCAAGCAGTACCCGATCATCCTCACGGACTCGGGAACCGGCCTGCTGTACAGCGCGATGCGCGGCGTACTGGACCTGGCCGACCAGCTGATCATCATCTCGACGCCCTCGGTCGACGGTGCGTCGAGTGCCTCCACGACCCTGGACTGGCTGTCGGCGCACGGCTACGCGGAACTCGTGCAGCGTTCCCTCACGGTCATCTCCGGGGTACGCGAGACCGGCAAGATGATCAAGGTCGACGACATCGTGCAGCACTTCCGTACGCGCTGCCGCGGGGTGGTCGTCGTCCCGTTCGACGAGCACCTGTCGGCGGGCGCCGAGGTCGATCTCGACATGATGCGGCCGAAGACCCGGGAGGCGTACTTCAACCTCTCCGCCCTGGTGGCCGAGGACTTCGCGCGCGCCCAGCAGCAGCAGGGACTGTGGACCTCGGACGGCGGCGCACCGCCCCCGCAGTACGCTCCGCCGATGCCCGGCCAGCAGATCCCGGGACAACCGATGCCCGGTCAGCAGATCCCAGGACAGCCGATGCCCGGTCAGCAGGCCCCGGGCCAGCAGCCGTACCCGCCGCAGCAGCCGTACGCACCTCAGCAGCCTCAGCACCCCCAGCAGCCACAGGCCCCCTACCCCGGTCAGCCGTACGCTCCCCAGCAGCCGGGCCACCAGGGTCACCCCGGACAGCCCGGTCAGCCCTACCCGCCGCAGCAACCGCACCAGCAGCAGCTGTACGGCGGCCAGCAGCCCTATCCCGCGCAGCCCGGCCCCGGCGCCGGACAGAGCTGGCAGCAGCCGCCGCCCGCGCAGGGCCACCCGGGCCACCAGGGCCATCCGAACCAGCAGAATCCGCAGGGCGGACCCGGACAGCCGAGCCAGCCCGGACAGCCTGGTCAGCCGGGCCGGGCCGGTCAGCCGGGGGCGCCCGCGCATCCGGAACTCCAGGGCCCCGTCCCGCCCGCCGGATGGCAGCAGCAGCCGCCGCCAGCGCCTCAGCAGTAA
- a CDS encoding DUF397 domain-containing protein — MGTQAEKDELYALDISGVEWLSAPGTEQDEERVEIAHLPGGAVAMRSSLDPDTVLRYTEAEWRAFVLGARDGEFDLK; from the coding sequence ATGGGCACGCAGGCGGAGAAGGACGAGCTGTACGCACTCGACATCTCGGGGGTGGAGTGGCTGAGTGCACCCGGGACCGAGCAGGACGAGGAGCGCGTCGAGATCGCTCATCTTCCCGGTGGAGCGGTGGCCATGCGGTCCTCGCTCGACCCGGACACCGTGCTCCGGTACACGGAGGCCGAGTGGCGTGCGTTCGTGCTGGGTGCCAGGGACGGCGAGTTCGATCTGAAGTAG
- the rpsO gene encoding 30S ribosomal protein S15 gives MPLDAATKKQIMTEFAQKEGDTGSPEVQVAMLSRRISDLTEHLKTHKHDHHSRRGLLILVGQRRRLLQYLAKKDIQRFRALVDRLGIRRGAAGGAK, from the coding sequence GTGCCGCTCGACGCCGCTACGAAGAAGCAGATCATGACCGAGTTCGCGCAGAAGGAGGGCGACACCGGTTCCCCCGAGGTTCAGGTCGCCATGCTCTCGCGCCGCATCTCGGACCTGACCGAGCACCTCAAGACGCACAAGCACGACCACCACTCCCGTCGTGGTCTGCTGATCCTGGTCGGCCAGCGTCGCCGCCTCCTGCAGTACCTGGCCAAGAAGGACATCCAGCGCTTCCGTGCGCTCGTCGACCGCCTCGGCATCCGCCGCGGTGCGGCCGGCGGCGCCAAGTAA
- a CDS encoding polyribonucleotide nucleotidyltransferase, whose product MENETHYAEAVIDNGTFGTRTIRFETGRLAKQAAGSAVAYLDDDTMVLSATTASKRPKDNLDFFPLTVDVEERQYAAGKIPGSFFRREGRPSEDAILTCRLIDRPLRPSFTKGLRNEIQIVETIMALNPDHLYDVVAINAASASTILAGLPFSGPIGATRVALIKGQWVAFPTHTELEDAVFDMVVAGRVLEDGDVAIMMVEAEATEKTIQLVKDGAEAPTEEVVAAGLEAAKPFIKALCKAQSDLAAKAAKPTGEFPVFLDYQDDVLEALTKAVSTELAKALTIAGKQEREAELDRIKEIAGEKLLPAFEGREKEISGAYRALTKKLVRERVIKDKVRIDGRGVTDIRTLAAEVEAIPRVHGSALFERGETQILGVTTLNMLRMEQQLDTLSPVTRKRYMHNYNFPPYSVGETGRVGSPKRREIGHGALAERAIVPVLPTREEFPYAIRQVSEALGSNGSTSMGSVCASTMSLLNAGVPLKAAVAGIAMGLISQEIDGKTHYVALTDILGAEDAFGDMDFKVAGTKQFVTALQLDTKLDGIPASVLAAALKQARDARLHILDVMNEAIDVPDEMSPNAPRIITVKIPVDKIGEVIGPKGKMINQIQEDTGADITIEDDGTIYIGAQQGSQAEAARATINAIANPTMPEVGERYLGTVVKTTTFGAFVSLMPGKDGLLHISQIRKLAGGKRVENVEDVLGVGAKVQVEIAEIDSRGKLSLIPVVEGEEDEKKDDADK is encoded by the coding sequence GTGGAGAACGAGACCCACTACGCCGAGGCCGTTATCGACAACGGAACCTTCGGCACCCGCACCATCCGCTTCGAGACGGGCCGCCTTGCCAAGCAGGCCGCAGGTTCCGCCGTCGCGTACCTGGACGACGACACCATGGTGCTGTCGGCCACCACCGCTTCCAAGCGGCCCAAGGACAACCTCGACTTCTTCCCCCTCACGGTGGACGTCGAGGAGCGGCAGTACGCCGCCGGCAAGATCCCCGGCTCCTTCTTCCGCCGGGAGGGCCGCCCCTCCGAGGACGCGATCCTCACCTGCCGCCTGATCGACCGGCCGCTGCGCCCCTCCTTCACGAAGGGCCTGCGCAACGAGATCCAGATCGTCGAGACGATCATGGCGCTCAACCCCGACCACCTGTACGACGTGGTCGCGATCAACGCCGCGTCCGCCTCCACGATCCTGGCGGGCCTGCCCTTCTCCGGCCCGATCGGCGCCACCCGCGTCGCCCTGATCAAGGGCCAGTGGGTCGCCTTCCCGACGCACACCGAGCTCGAGGACGCCGTCTTCGACATGGTCGTCGCCGGTCGCGTCCTGGAGGACGGCGACGTCGCGATCATGATGGTCGAGGCCGAGGCCACCGAGAAGACCATCCAGCTCGTCAAGGACGGCGCCGAGGCCCCGACCGAAGAGGTCGTCGCCGCCGGTCTGGAAGCCGCGAAGCCCTTCATCAAGGCGCTCTGCAAGGCCCAGTCCGACCTCGCCGCCAAGGCCGCCAAGCCCACCGGCGAGTTCCCGGTCTTCCTCGACTACCAGGACGACGTCCTGGAGGCGCTCACCAAGGCCGTCAGCACCGAGCTGGCCAAGGCGCTCACCATCGCCGGCAAGCAGGAGCGCGAGGCGGAGCTCGACCGCATCAAGGAGATCGCGGGCGAGAAGCTCCTCCCGGCCTTCGAGGGCCGCGAGAAGGAGATCTCCGGTGCCTACCGCGCGCTGACCAAGAAGCTGGTCCGCGAGCGCGTCATCAAGGACAAGGTCCGCATCGACGGCCGCGGCGTCACGGACATCCGTACGCTCGCCGCCGAGGTCGAGGCCATCCCGCGCGTGCACGGCTCGGCCCTGTTCGAGCGTGGCGAGACGCAGATCCTGGGCGTCACCACCCTCAACATGCTCCGCATGGAGCAGCAGCTGGACACCCTCTCCCCGGTGACCCGCAAGCGCTACATGCACAACTACAACTTCCCGCCGTACTCGGTCGGCGAGACCGGCCGCGTGGGCTCGCCCAAGCGCCGCGAGATCGGCCACGGCGCGCTCGCCGAGCGCGCCATCGTGCCGGTCCTGCCGACGCGCGAGGAGTTCCCCTACGCGATCCGCCAGGTCTCCGAGGCGCTGGGCTCCAACGGCTCGACGTCCATGGGCTCGGTCTGCGCCTCCACCATGTCCCTGCTGAACGCCGGTGTGCCCCTCAAGGCCGCCGTCGCCGGCATCGCCATGGGCCTGATCTCCCAGGAGATCGACGGCAAGACCCACTACGTCGCCCTCACCGACATCCTCGGCGCCGAGGACGCGTTCGGTGACATGGACTTCAAGGTCGCCGGTACGAAGCAGTTCGTGACCGCGCTCCAGCTCGACACCAAGCTCGACGGCATCCCCGCCTCGGTCCTGGCCGCCGCGCTGAAGCAGGCCCGTGACGCCCGCCTCCACATCCTCGACGTGATGAACGAGGCCATCGACGTCCCGGACGAGATGTCCCCGAACGCCCCGCGGATCATCACCGTCAAGATCCCGGTGGACAAGATCGGTGAGGTCATCGGCCCCAAGGGCAAGATGATCAACCAGATCCAGGAGGACACCGGCGCCGACATCACGATCGAGGACGACGGCACCATCTACATCGGTGCCCAGCAGGGCTCGCAGGCCGAGGCCGCCCGCGCCACGATCAACGCCATCGCCAACCCGACCATGCCGGAGGTCGGCGAGCGCTACCTGGGTACGGTCGTCAAGACCACCACCTTCGGTGCGTTCGTCTCGCTCATGCCGGGCAAGGACGGCCTGCTGCACATCTCGCAGATCCGCAAGCTGGCCGGCGGCAAGCGCGTGGAGAACGTCGAGGACGTGCTCGGCGTCGGTGCCAAGGTCCAGGTCGAGATCGCCGAGATCGACTCCCGCGGCAAGCTCTCCCTCATCCCCGTCGTCGAGGGTGAAGAGGACGAGAAGAAGGACGACGCCGACAAGTGA
- a CDS encoding M16 family metallopeptidase, giving the protein MTSRSSATTARPSSEGRAVARTQTLLKGSNGIGTVRRTVLPGGLRVVTETLPSVRSATFGIWANVGSRDETPALNGATHYLEHLLFKGTAKRSALDISSAIDAVGGEMNAFTAKEYTCYYARVLDTDLPLAIDVVCDMLTGSLIEPEDVDAERGVILEEIAMTEDDPGDCVHDLFAHTMLGDTPLGRPVLGTVDTINALNRGQIARFYKKHYDPTRLVVAAAGNVDHATVVRQVRRAFERAGALTRTDAVPTAPREGSRALRTAGRVEVLGRKTEQAHVVLGMPGLARTDERRWALGVLNTALGGGMSSRLFQEVREKRGLAYSVYSYTSGFADCGLFGVYAGCRPSQVHDVLKICRDELDRVASDGLSDEEIGRAIGQLSGSTVLGLEDTGALMNRIGKSELCWGEQMSVDDMLARIGEVTPDDVRSVAGEVLGHRPSLSVIGPLKDKQAGRLHEAVS; this is encoded by the coding sequence GTGACGTCCCGTAGTTCCGCGACGACGGCCCGCCCCTCCTCGGAGGGGCGGGCCGTCGCCCGTACCCAAACGCTCCTCAAGGGCAGCAACGGCATCGGCACGGTCCGCCGCACGGTCCTCCCCGGCGGTCTCCGCGTCGTCACCGAGACCCTGCCCTCCGTACGCTCCGCCACCTTCGGCATCTGGGCCAACGTCGGATCACGCGACGAGACCCCCGCCCTGAACGGCGCGACGCACTACCTCGAACACCTCCTCTTCAAGGGCACCGCCAAGCGCAGCGCCCTCGACATCTCCTCCGCCATCGACGCGGTCGGCGGCGAGATGAACGCCTTCACGGCGAAGGAGTACACCTGCTACTACGCGCGGGTCCTCGACACGGACCTGCCGCTGGCCATCGACGTCGTCTGCGACATGCTGACCGGCTCGCTGATCGAACCCGAGGACGTCGACGCCGAACGCGGCGTGATCCTCGAAGAGATCGCGATGACGGAGGACGACCCGGGCGACTGCGTGCACGACCTGTTCGCGCACACGATGCTCGGCGACACCCCGCTCGGCCGCCCCGTGCTCGGCACGGTCGACACGATCAACGCCCTGAACCGCGGCCAGATCGCCCGCTTCTACAAGAAGCACTACGACCCCACCCGCCTGGTCGTCGCCGCCGCGGGCAACGTCGACCACGCCACGGTCGTACGCCAGGTCCGCAGGGCCTTCGAACGGGCCGGCGCGCTCACCCGTACCGACGCCGTCCCCACCGCGCCCCGCGAGGGCTCCCGCGCCCTGCGCACCGCCGGCCGCGTCGAGGTGCTGGGCCGCAAGACCGAGCAGGCACACGTGGTCCTCGGCATGCCCGGACTGGCCCGCACGGACGAGCGCCGCTGGGCCCTCGGCGTCCTCAACACCGCCCTCGGCGGCGGGATGAGCTCCCGCCTCTTCCAGGAGGTACGGGAGAAGCGCGGCCTCGCCTACAGCGTCTACTCGTACACCTCCGGCTTCGCGGACTGCGGCCTCTTCGGCGTGTACGCGGGCTGCCGGCCCAGCCAGGTCCACGACGTCCTCAAGATCTGCCGCGACGAGCTGGACCGGGTCGCGTCGGACGGACTGAGCGACGAGGAGATCGGCCGCGCCATCGGGCAGCTCTCCGGCTCCACCGTCCTCGGCCTGGAGGACACCGGCGCGCTGATGAACCGCATCGGCAAGAGCGAGCTGTGCTGGGGTGAGCAGATGTCCGTAGACGACATGCTGGCCCGTATCGGCGAGGTGACACCGGACGACGTCCGCTCGGTGGCGGGCGAGGTCCTCGGACACCGCCCCTCGCTCTCCGTCATCGGACCGCTGAAGGACAAGCAGGCCGGCCGCCTCCACGAAGCGGTCTCCTAA
- the dapB gene encoding 4-hydroxy-tetrahydrodipicolinate reductase, with protein MSKLRVAVLGARGRIGSEAVRAVEAADDLELVAALGRGDKLETLTETGAQVAVELTTPASVMENLDYCVGHGIHAVVGTTGWTDERLAQLNTWLSASPETGVLIAPNFSIGAVLTMKFAQQAARYFESVEVIELHHPNKADAPSGTAARTAQLIAEARREAGCAPQPDATSTALDGARGADVDGIPVHSVRLRGLLAHQEVLLGGEGETLTIRHDSLHHSSFMPGILLGARRVVTTPGLTFGLEHFLDLN; from the coding sequence ATGAGCAAGCTGCGCGTGGCCGTCCTCGGTGCCAGGGGCCGTATCGGCTCCGAGGCGGTACGAGCCGTCGAGGCCGCCGACGACCTTGAGCTGGTGGCCGCACTCGGCCGGGGCGACAAGCTGGAGACCCTTACGGAGACCGGCGCCCAGGTCGCCGTCGAGCTCACCACCCCCGCATCGGTGATGGAGAACCTCGACTACTGCGTCGGCCACGGCATCCACGCGGTGGTCGGCACCACCGGCTGGACCGACGAACGGCTCGCGCAGCTGAACACCTGGCTCTCCGCCTCCCCGGAGACCGGTGTGCTCATCGCACCGAACTTCTCCATCGGCGCGGTCCTCACCATGAAGTTCGCGCAGCAGGCGGCCCGCTACTTCGAGTCCGTCGAGGTCATCGAGCTGCACCACCCCAACAAGGCCGACGCCCCCTCGGGCACCGCTGCCCGCACCGCCCAGCTCATCGCCGAGGCCCGCCGCGAGGCGGGCTGCGCCCCCCAGCCCGACGCCACCAGCACGGCACTGGACGGGGCGCGCGGCGCGGACGTCGACGGCATCCCGGTCCACTCGGTCCGCCTGCGCGGCCTGCTGGCCCACCAGGAGGTGCTGCTCGGCGGTGAGGGGGAGACCCTCACCATCCGGCACGACTCCCTCCACCACAGCAGTTTCATGCCGGGCATCCTGCTCGGCGCCCGCCGCGTGGTGACCACTCCCGGCCTCACGTTCGGCCTGGAACACTTTCTCGACCTGAACTGA
- a CDS encoding tetratricopeptide repeat protein yields the protein MRAKITYVVTAAVLVFYFVLVGSRGVLLIKHGTLITVTFGIAVLVLPAIGVWFLWKNTQFVRRANALAAELDAEGGLPVDELLRTPSGRIDRDSADAVFARRREETEDAPDDWRCWFRLAVAYQDARDTPRARKAMQRAIALHRSVPPTDRSGPSTDRSSPSGEHPSPSGEHSSPSGEHSSPSGEHSSPSGV from the coding sequence ATGCGCGCAAAGATCACTTACGTCGTCACCGCAGCCGTCCTCGTCTTCTACTTCGTCCTGGTCGGCAGCCGCGGCGTCCTGCTCATCAAGCACGGCACCCTCATCACGGTGACCTTCGGCATCGCCGTGCTGGTCCTGCCGGCGATCGGCGTGTGGTTCCTGTGGAAGAACACCCAGTTCGTCCGCAGGGCCAACGCCCTGGCCGCCGAGCTGGACGCCGAGGGCGGTCTGCCGGTCGACGAGCTGCTGCGTACGCCCAGCGGCCGGATCGACCGTGACTCCGCCGACGCGGTGTTCGCACGCCGCCGCGAGGAGACCGAGGACGCCCCCGACGACTGGCGCTGCTGGTTCCGCCTGGCCGTCGCCTACCAGGACGCCCGGGACACCCCCAGAGCCCGCAAGGCCATGCAACGAGCAATCGCCCTGCACCGCTCCGTCCCGCCGACCGACCGCTCCGGCCCGTCGACCGACCGCTCCAGCCCGTCGGGCGAGCACCCCAGCCCGTCGGGCGAACACTCCAGCCCGTCGGGCGAACACTCCAGCCCGTCGGGCGAACACTCCAGCCCGTCCGGCGTTTGA